From Fundidesulfovibrio terrae, a single genomic window includes:
- a CDS encoding alpha/beta fold hydrolase has product MKKESMVFTGVRIMCALALALVAASGVALAKDVSPVGEKVAVDGNGHAIYQVEANGIRIGYKLIGSGEPLLLLTGLGCTMDRWTPAFIEEASGKYQLIIMDNRGMGYTTDNGQDFTYTLFAKDVISLLDSLGVGKTNVLGYSQSSVTTQNLLLEYPDRVGKAIIHATSTDGKAVAAAFKSVPLPDNPTIKKQLEAAMGWESPLDKMALIKNQVMLLVGTADTIVGTQSSKTLAGLIPGAWLVQFKNGTHHLQFEAPVEFSRIVLTFLEMNETVPTPPQ; this is encoded by the coding sequence ATGAAAAAAGAAAGCATGGTGTTCACCGGCGTTCGCATCATGTGCGCACTGGCCCTTGCACTGGTTGCCGCCTCTGGTGTGGCTTTGGCCAAAGACGTGTCGCCGGTGGGGGAAAAGGTCGCCGTGGACGGGAACGGCCACGCCATCTATCAGGTCGAGGCGAACGGGATCAGGATCGGGTACAAATTGATCGGTTCCGGGGAGCCGCTCCTGCTGCTCACCGGCCTTGGCTGCACCATGGATCGCTGGACCCCTGCGTTCATCGAAGAGGCATCCGGGAAATACCAACTGATCATCATGGATAACCGTGGGATGGGGTACACCACGGACAACGGCCAGGATTTCACCTATACGCTTTTCGCAAAGGACGTGATCAGCCTGCTTGATTCTCTTGGAGTCGGCAAAACGAATGTGCTGGGGTATTCCCAGTCGAGCGTCACCACTCAGAATCTGCTTCTCGAGTATCCGGACCGGGTGGGCAAGGCCATCATCCATGCCACGTCAACCGATGGAAAAGCCGTTGCCGCCGCATTTAAGAGCGTACCGTTGCCCGACAATCCCACCATCAAGAAGCAGCTCGAAGCGGCAATGGGCTGGGAGTCCCCCTTGGACAAGATGGCGCTGATAAAGAATCAGGTAATGTTGCTGGTGGGCACCGCGGACACCATTGTGGGCACACAGAGCTCAAAGACCCTGGCCGGGCTGATTCCCGGCGCATGGCTTGTCCAATTCAAGAATGGGACCCACCACCTTCAATTTGAAGCTCCAGTCGAATTCTCCCGCATCGTCCTGACCTTTCTTGAGATGAACGAAACCGTTCCAACGCCCCCCCAATGA